One region of Zootoca vivipara chromosome 7, rZooViv1.1, whole genome shotgun sequence genomic DNA includes:
- the TMEM69 gene encoding transmembrane protein 69, translating to MFHLLQRCCFQVPSKMMYLQRLLQPGRSKAAGSPVPLAVLPKSQLLRQASASITKARGFHSSCCIWKKKQPPEPEPRQLDLLRYDMPSLKDSPKPALYLGIAGLIPFVSVPLLMAIQEVSYPELVFAQIAYGASILSFLGGIRWGFALPEGSPASPDWINLASSVVPSVLAWFTLLFKDDLTQAGVMLIIGLGIALHYDLSLLPTYPKWFKAMRAVLTIVATVSLIITLCLANMYPEKRLSRDASEMEVLK from the exons ATGTTTCACCTTCTACAGCGATGTTGTTTCCAAGTTCCTTCCAAG ATGATGTATCTTCAAAGACTTCTGCAACCTGGAAGGAGTAAGGCAGCTGGCTCTCCTGTCCCTTTGGCTGTGCTGCCAAAATCACAGCTGCTTAGGCAGGCATCTGCTAGCATAACCAAGGCACGGGGTTTCCATTCTTCCTgctgcatctggaagaagaaaCAGCCTCCGGAACCTGAGCCACGACAGCTGGATTTGTTGCGATACGACATGCCCTCACTCAAGGACTCTCCAAAGCCTGCTCTGTATTTGGGCATTGCAGGATTAATTCCCTTTGTTTCAGTGCCATTGTTAATGGCTATCCAGGAGGTCTCCTACCCAGAGTTGGTGTTTGCTCAGATTGCATATGGTGCATCTATACTATCTTTCCTAGGAGGGATCAGATGGGGATTTGCTTTGCCAGAAGGCAGTCCTGCCAGTCCTGATTGGATTAATCTGGCTAGCAGTGTTGTTCCTTCAGTACTTGCCTGGTTTACTTTGCTTTTCAAAGATGACCTCACACAAGCTGGAGTCATGCTTATAATAGGGTTAGGGATAGCCTTGCATTATGATCTTAGTCTTCTTCCCACCTATCCCAAATGGTTTAAAGCCATGAGGGCAGTCCTGACTATAGTAGCCACAGTTTCTCTGATTATCACACTATGTCTTGCAAACATGTATCCAGAAAAACGACTAAGTCGTGATGCAAGTGAAATGGAAGTATTGAAATAA